Genomic segment of Streptomyces alboniger:
TCGGCGCGGTCCGCTACACGGCGCCCGACGACCTGGCCAGGGATCTCGACTGGATGCAGGAGCACGTCGACGGCATGCCGTACGGCCTCGATGTCGTCATGCCCGCCAAGAAGGTCGAAGGCGTCACGGAGGCCGACGTCGAGGCGATGATCCCGGAAGGGCACCGGCAGTTCGTCAAGGACACCCTCGCCAAGCACGGCGTGCCCGAGCTGGCCGAGGGTGAGGAGTCCGGCTGGCGCATCACCGGCTGGATGGAGCAGGTCGCCCGCGACCAGCTCGACGTCGCCTTCGACTACCCGATCAAACTCCTCGCCAACGCCCTCGGTTCGCCCCCGGCAGACGTCATCGAGCGCGCGCACGCCCACGGCGTTCTCGTCGCCGCCCTCGCGGGCAGTGCCCGGCATGCCCGAAAGCACGCGGACGCCGGCATCGACATCGTCGTCGCCCAGGGATACGAGGCGGGCGGCCACACCGGCGAGATCGCCTCCATGGTGCTCACCCCCGAGGCCGTGGAGGCGGTCGCGCCGCTGCCGGTGCTCGCCGCCGGGGGCATCGGCAGCGGCGAGCAGATAGCGGCCGCTCTCGCGCTCGGCGCCCAGGGCGTCTGGCTCGGCTCCCTGTGGCTCACCACCACCGAGGCAGACCTCCACTCGCCCGCCCTCACCCGAAAGCTCCTGGCGGCCGGTTCCGGTGACACGGTCCGTTCCCGGGCCCTGACCGGCAAACCCGCCCGCCAACTGCGAACGGAGTGGACCGACGCCTGGGACGACCCGCAGGGGCCGGGGCC
This window contains:
- a CDS encoding nitronate monooxygenase, which encodes MQTELSRRLGVEHAIFGFTPFPAVAAAISRAGGLGVLGAVRYTAPDDLARDLDWMQEHVDGMPYGLDVVMPAKKVEGVTEADVEAMIPEGHRQFVKDTLAKHGVPELAEGEESGWRITGWMEQVARDQLDVAFDYPIKLLANALGSPPADVIERAHAHGVLVAALAGSARHARKHADAGIDIVVAQGYEAGGHTGEIASMVLTPEAVEAVAPLPVLAAGGIGSGEQIAAALALGAQGVWLGSLWLTTTEADLHSPALTRKLLAAGSGDTVRSRALTGKPARQLRTEWTDAWDDPQGPGPLPMPLQGLLVAEAVSRIQKYEVRNLLGTPVGQIVGRMNSERGVQAVFDDLTRGFERAVDRINRIAGRGSQS